The following proteins are co-located in the Pseudoalteromonas sp. N1230-9 genome:
- a CDS encoding efflux transporter outer membrane subunit, with the protein MKKLTLTIISSALLISGCSMTPDYERPDVSVADVYLNASNSKEIQQQLTQQNWWHKFADEQLIELVEDVQQQNINIKQASERINAANAYHQSVASYKVPTLSLSAGVVDLRFSENEAVAGGLIGDIALPDSFGGGYISGASRDSKDHFVGLNASWELDIFGRIESMSAAAKIRAEQAEVMKTAVNTAVTADVINNYLQYRGAQSRLAIAQQNVVQQEQSLALVRSLFENGYSSELDIANEKTMLATTKSALLPLKTAQQVHLNRIAILLGESVNQTKLRFTDAPLPQMQGLVPTGLPSQLLTRRPDIALAEREIAAKNEEVGAAIAAKYPSLFLTGAPSFVAGDFDDLINSDSISWSLGAGVSWNIFDGGRAQAMVDMQKANFKQSVLSYQHTVNAAFNEVETTLYAYANAQQFNTQISKAVSHAEMALDKARVLYRAGLNDHISVLNAQKQNNQLKDAEVLARLNTATTVVMLHKSLGGDWQIKK; encoded by the coding sequence ATGAAAAAGCTAACATTAACAATCATTTCATCAGCATTACTTATTAGTGGCTGCTCTATGACGCCAGATTATGAAAGACCAGACGTGAGTGTTGCTGATGTGTATTTAAATGCATCAAATTCGAAAGAGATACAACAGCAATTAACACAGCAAAATTGGTGGCATAAATTTGCTGATGAACAACTTATTGAGCTTGTTGAGGATGTTCAACAGCAGAACATTAATATTAAACAAGCCAGTGAGAGGATTAACGCAGCGAATGCTTATCATCAATCAGTCGCATCGTATAAAGTTCCGACTCTTTCTTTAAGTGCAGGTGTGGTTGATTTACGGTTTAGTGAAAATGAAGCCGTTGCCGGTGGGTTAATTGGTGATATTGCCTTACCAGACAGTTTTGGTGGGGGCTATATCTCCGGTGCCAGTAGAGATAGTAAAGATCATTTTGTCGGTTTAAATGCCAGCTGGGAGCTAGATATATTTGGACGTATAGAGAGTATGTCTGCCGCTGCAAAAATTAGAGCTGAACAAGCAGAGGTTATGAAAACAGCTGTCAATACAGCTGTTACAGCTGATGTTATTAACAACTATTTGCAGTACCGAGGCGCGCAATCTCGCCTTGCTATTGCTCAGCAAAATGTAGTGCAACAAGAACAGTCTTTAGCGCTCGTTAGATCATTATTTGAAAATGGTTATAGCTCTGAATTAGATATTGCCAATGAAAAAACAATGCTCGCGACGACTAAATCGGCACTCTTGCCACTTAAAACAGCACAGCAAGTTCACCTGAATCGCATTGCTATTTTGCTTGGTGAGTCCGTGAACCAAACTAAATTGAGATTTACTGATGCACCATTACCACAAATGCAAGGGCTGGTGCCAACAGGGTTACCTTCACAACTACTGACAAGACGTCCCGATATCGCACTGGCGGAGCGAGAAATTGCTGCCAAAAATGAAGAGGTGGGTGCGGCTATCGCCGCTAAATACCCAAGCCTTTTCCTTACTGGTGCGCCAAGCTTTGTAGCGGGTGACTTTGATGATCTTATTAATTCGGATTCAATATCTTGGTCATTAGGCGCTGGAGTAAGTTGGAATATATTTGATGGCGGCCGAGCTCAGGCCATGGTTGATATGCAAAAAGCCAATTTTAAACAGTCAGTTTTAAGCTATCAGCACACTGTTAATGCTGCATTTAATGAAGTTGAAACAACGCTCTACGCGTATGCGAATGCTCAGCAATTCAATACTCAAATTTCAAAAGCTGTAAGTCATGCTGAAATGGCATTGGATAAAGCAAGAGTTTTGTATCGTGCTGGTTTAAATGATCATATTTCAGTTCTAAATGCGCAAAAACAGAACAACCAACTAAAAGATGCAGAAGTTTTAGCTAGATTAAACACTGCAACCACAGTCGTAATGTTACACAAAAGCTTAGGAGGGGATTGGCAGATAAAAAAATAG
- a CDS encoding BCCT family transporter, translated as MSEHHDKYSIDNTDYTVGQDNVQKWGFDVHNPVFGISAGLIALFLVATLISDAETAKATLDGIKNDIINNFDGFFMWSANLFVLFCLALIVSPYGNIRLGGKEARPTHSRISWLAMLFAAGMGIGLMFWGVAEPVAYFTGWYETPLGVEANTPEAAKLAMGATMFHWGLHPWAIYAVVSLSLAFFCYNKGLPLSIRSIFYPILGDKAWGWPGHLIDILAVLATLFGLATSLGLGAQQAAAGINHVFGTDSGIGLQIGVIVGVTLLAVISVVRGIDGGVKLLSNVNMLIAFVLLVFVALVGFSAAFGNLPNTVMGYVENIIPLSNPHGREDETWMHGWTVFYWAWWISWSPFVGMFIARVSEGRTIREFLIAVLLVPTVVTIFWMSIYGGIAIEQVVDKVGVLGEKGLTDVPLAMFQMFEALPMSQVLSFIAIVLVLVFFITSSDSGSLVIDSITAGGKVDAPVPQRIFWATIEGAIAAALVWIGGTQAIEALQAGAVSTGLPFTVVLLLMCVSLLLGLRTEPRGR; from the coding sequence ATGAGCGAACATCATGATAAGTACAGTATCGACAATACAGACTACACTGTCGGTCAGGACAATGTACAAAAATGGGGCTTTGATGTGCACAACCCCGTATTTGGTATTAGTGCAGGCTTAATTGCGCTATTTTTAGTGGCTACACTCATTTCTGACGCCGAAACGGCCAAAGCAACCCTTGACGGTATAAAGAATGACATTATTAATAATTTTGATGGCTTTTTTATGTGGTCAGCAAACTTATTCGTATTGTTTTGCTTGGCGTTGATTGTGTCTCCTTACGGTAATATCCGACTTGGTGGTAAAGAAGCGCGACCAACTCACTCTCGTATTTCATGGCTGGCAATGCTATTTGCTGCAGGTATGGGGATTGGCTTAATGTTTTGGGGCGTAGCTGAGCCCGTTGCCTACTTTACAGGCTGGTATGAAACACCACTCGGTGTTGAAGCTAACACCCCAGAAGCCGCTAAACTAGCAATGGGTGCAACTATGTTCCATTGGGGTTTACACCCTTGGGCAATTTACGCGGTTGTTTCGCTTTCACTCGCATTCTTTTGTTATAACAAAGGTTTGCCGTTATCTATTCGTTCAATTTTTTACCCTATTTTAGGTGACAAAGCGTGGGGCTGGCCTGGTCACCTTATTGATATTCTAGCTGTACTTGCCACGCTATTTGGTCTTGCAACGTCTCTTGGTTTAGGCGCTCAACAAGCGGCTGCAGGTATTAATCATGTATTTGGAACCGATAGCGGCATTGGCTTACAAATTGGCGTTATTGTTGGTGTGACGTTACTTGCTGTGATTTCTGTAGTTCGCGGTATCGACGGCGGTGTAAAACTGCTTAGTAACGTAAACATGCTTATCGCTTTTGTATTACTTGTATTTGTTGCACTTGTTGGTTTTTCTGCAGCATTTGGCAACCTTCCTAATACGGTAATGGGTTATGTTGAAAACATTATTCCACTGAGTAACCCGCATGGCCGTGAAGATGAAACATGGATGCATGGCTGGACTGTATTCTACTGGGCTTGGTGGATTTCATGGTCACCGTTCGTAGGTATGTTCATTGCGCGCGTATCTGAAGGACGTACAATTCGTGAGTTCTTAATTGCCGTATTACTTGTGCCTACCGTTGTGACTATCTTCTGGATGTCAATTTATGGTGGTATCGCTATTGAACAAGTGGTGGATAAAGTGGGTGTACTAGGTGAGAAAGGTTTAACTGATGTACCACTGGCTATGTTCCAAATGTTTGAAGCATTACCTATGTCACAAGTGCTTTCATTCATTGCAATTGTGCTGGTACTCGTGTTCTTTATCACTTCTTCTGATTCAGGTTCATTAGTTATCGATTCGATTACTGCAGGCGGTAAGGTCGATGCACCTGTACCACAGCGCATTTTCTGGGCGACCATTGAAGGCGCAATTGCTGCGGCTCTAGTTTGGATTGGTGGCACGCAAGCAATAGAGGCACTACAAGCTGGCGCTGTATCAACAGGCTTACCTTTCACCGTAGTACTGCTGCTAATGTGTGTGAGCTTGCTGCTTGGTTTAAGAACTGAGCCAAGAGGACGATAA
- the asnB gene encoding asparagine synthase B, with translation MCSIFGVLDIKSDPTQLRGQAIEMSKLLRHRGPDWSGVYSSDKAILVHERLAIVGVSSGAQPLYNPERTNILAVNGEIYNHKELAANLESDFTFQTQSDCEVILALYKQKGPEFLDDLNGIFAFCLYDEEQDAYLIGRDHIGIIPLYTGHDEHGNFYVASELKALSPICKHIEEFPPGHFLWSKDGQLRKYYSRDWQSFDAVKDNDAKASDVKQGLEAAVKRQLMCDVPYGVLLSGGLDSSVISAITQRFAAKRIEDNDESDAWWPKLHSFSVGLEGSPDLAAAQKVADMIGTVHHPIHFTIQEGIDALREVIYHIETYDVTTIRASTPMYLMARQIKAMGIKMVLSGEGADELFGGYLYFHKAPNAQEFHEELNRKVSKLHMFDCLRANKSMAAWGVEARVPFLDKEFVDVAMRINPEAKMCKDGKIEKHIIREAFDGYLPDEVLWRQKEQFSDGVGYNWIDTLKEYVNEQVSDQDLANAKYKYPINTPDSKEAYFYRSIFEEHFPGDAAAKCVPHGKSVACSTPEALAWDESFQNNADPSGRAAGVHNDAYKK, from the coding sequence ATGTGTTCAATTTTTGGTGTATTAGATATTAAATCTGATCCCACACAATTGCGTGGTCAAGCAATTGAGATGTCAAAACTTTTAAGACACCGCGGGCCAGATTGGTCTGGCGTATATTCGTCTGATAAAGCGATTTTAGTTCATGAACGCCTTGCTATCGTAGGTGTATCAAGTGGTGCCCAACCACTGTATAACCCTGAACGTACTAATATACTTGCTGTTAATGGTGAAATTTATAACCACAAAGAGTTAGCTGCAAATCTAGAAAGCGATTTTACTTTTCAAACGCAATCAGACTGTGAAGTCATATTGGCTTTATACAAGCAAAAAGGTCCTGAGTTTTTAGACGACTTAAATGGTATTTTTGCGTTTTGTTTGTACGACGAAGAGCAAGATGCTTACTTAATAGGCCGCGACCATATCGGTATTATCCCGCTTTATACGGGTCACGATGAACACGGTAACTTTTATGTTGCCTCAGAATTAAAAGCATTATCGCCAATTTGTAAACATATTGAAGAATTCCCTCCTGGGCACTTCTTATGGAGCAAAGATGGTCAACTTCGTAAGTACTACAGCCGTGATTGGCAAAGCTTTGATGCTGTAAAAGACAACGATGCAAAAGCAAGTGATGTAAAACAAGGCCTAGAGGCAGCTGTTAAACGTCAATTAATGTGTGATGTTCCTTATGGTGTATTACTATCTGGTGGTTTAGATTCATCAGTTATTTCTGCTATAACGCAACGCTTTGCTGCAAAACGGATTGAAGATAACGACGAATCTGATGCATGGTGGCCAAAGCTGCATTCATTTTCGGTTGGGCTTGAAGGTTCACCTGACTTAGCTGCGGCACAAAAAGTAGCTGATATGATTGGCACGGTTCACCACCCTATTCACTTTACTATTCAAGAAGGTATTGATGCACTGCGTGAAGTGATTTATCACATCGAAACGTATGACGTAACAACCATCCGCGCCTCAACACCTATGTATTTAATGGCACGCCAAATCAAAGCCATGGGTATTAAAATGGTGTTGTCGGGTGAAGGTGCTGACGAATTATTCGGTGGTTATTTATACTTCCATAAGGCACCAAATGCGCAAGAGTTCCATGAAGAGCTCAATCGTAAAGTGTCTAAGCTTCATATGTTTGACTGCTTACGTGCTAATAAATCAATGGCTGCATGGGGAGTTGAAGCACGTGTACCGTTCTTAGACAAAGAGTTTGTTGATGTCGCAATGCGCATCAACCCTGAAGCGAAAATGTGTAAAGACGGTAAAATCGAAAAGCACATTATTCGTGAAGCATTCGACGGCTATCTACCAGACGAAGTGCTATGGCGTCAAAAAGAGCAGTTTTCTGATGGCGTAGGTTATAACTGGATTGATACTTTAAAAGAGTATGTGAATGAGCAAGTAAGCGATCAAGATCTTGCCAATGCGAAGTATAAATATCCGATTAATACGCCTGATTCTAAAGAAGCTTATTTCTATCGTAGTATTTTCGAAGAACACTTCCCTGGCGATGCAGCAGCTAAATGTGTTCCGCACGGCAAATCGGTTGCTTGCTCAACACCTGAAGCACTGGCTTGGGATGAATCATTCCAAAACAATGCTGACCCTTCTGGTCGTGCTGCTGGGGTTCACAACGACGCGTACAAAAAATAA
- a CDS encoding 5-oxoprolinase subunit C family protein: protein MITVVKPGMQMSIQDQGRTGSRHLGIGQSGCIDPYAQIICNRLVGNPDNCPVLEITLGLAEIKFDNDYYIALHGTDMKATVNGNPIQPGWSYYIKKGDVLKLNAARHGFRSYLAIGGIWQLPTPILGSYSTDLTAKFGGLHGNALNPGDSIDITPQYKTKIGLGAMLPPKSTHIRVYEGPHNKLLPEQSIDKFINHSWHISPSSNRMGARLSSDECKLEHGLSLPSMAVMPGSIQLPPSGEPIVLLNDAQTTGGYPLLGTVIEADLRHFAQLKPGDFLHFEFVSLNEATKAQQKLTSHLNQLKIALEYKNKQ, encoded by the coding sequence GTGATCACCGTTGTTAAACCGGGTATGCAAATGTCTATACAAGATCAAGGACGCACAGGTTCAAGACATTTAGGTATTGGTCAATCAGGTTGTATCGACCCATATGCACAAATTATTTGTAACCGATTAGTCGGTAACCCCGATAATTGCCCTGTACTTGAAATCACGTTAGGTCTTGCCGAAATTAAATTCGATAATGATTACTACATTGCCCTACACGGCACGGATATGAAAGCTACAGTCAATGGTAACCCTATTCAACCCGGCTGGAGTTATTACATAAAAAAAGGCGATGTATTAAAACTTAATGCTGCACGACATGGATTTCGAAGCTACCTTGCTATAGGGGGTATTTGGCAATTACCAACACCTATATTAGGCTCTTACTCTACCGATTTAACCGCTAAGTTTGGTGGTTTACATGGTAACGCTTTAAACCCTGGTGACAGCATAGACATAACACCACAGTACAAAACCAAAATTGGTTTAGGTGCGATGCTTCCACCAAAAAGTACACACATACGTGTTTATGAAGGCCCTCACAATAAATTACTGCCAGAGCAAAGCATCGACAAGTTTATTAATCATTCATGGCATATTTCGCCCAGTAGTAACCGCATGGGAGCGAGGTTAAGTAGTGATGAATGCAAATTAGAACATGGTTTATCATTACCTTCTATGGCAGTCATGCCTGGTAGTATCCAGTTGCCACCGAGTGGCGAGCCTATTGTTCTTTTAAATGATGCTCAAACAACCGGTGGTTATCCATTGCTAGGTACAGTTATTGAGGCTGATTTGAGACACTTTGCCCAATTAAAACCGGGGGATTTTTTACACTTTGAATTCGTCAGTTTAAATGAGGCAACCAAAGCACAACAAAAGCTAACTTCTCATCTAAATCAATTAAAGATTGCTCTAGAATATAAAAATAAACAGTAA
- the pxpB gene encoding 5-oxoprolinase subunit PxpB: protein MTTYSSPSITVLTTHCIYFDVSHSEQTILETQKKVWALAQLCQQSGDFIDVVPANNNLTLYLNDPLRRQYWLSSLNEHWLEVSSLKFNSTHHQLPTRYGGVHGPDIKHVAHYHNLSVDDVVQLHSSGTYHVLFLGFQPGFAYLSGLNNKLYTPRRSVPRTSVPKGSVAIGGEQTGIYPETSPGGWQIIGHTDFKLFDINVPSPCAFAPGDTIEFTIKEVLS, encoded by the coding sequence ATGACTACATACAGCTCGCCATCGATTACTGTACTTACCACTCACTGCATTTATTTTGATGTAAGTCATTCAGAACAGACAATTCTAGAAACACAAAAAAAAGTCTGGGCTTTAGCACAACTCTGCCAACAATCTGGTGATTTTATCGATGTGGTGCCTGCAAACAATAATCTGACTTTATATTTAAACGATCCTTTAAGACGTCAATATTGGTTATCATCTTTGAATGAGCACTGGCTTGAAGTCTCATCATTAAAATTTAACTCTACCCACCATCAGTTACCGACACGGTACGGTGGAGTTCATGGCCCTGATATTAAGCATGTTGCACACTATCACAACCTAAGTGTGGATGATGTAGTACAATTACATAGTAGTGGCACCTACCATGTATTATTTTTAGGATTCCAGCCAGGATTTGCCTATCTAAGTGGTTTAAATAATAAATTATACACACCGAGACGTAGCGTTCCTCGTACATCTGTTCCTAAAGGCTCAGTTGCTATTGGCGGTGAACAAACTGGTATCTACCCAGAAACTTCGCCAGGTGGCTGGCAAATTATAGGTCACACCGACTTTAAATTATTTGATATTAATGTTCCCTCTCCTTGCGCTTTTGCGCCAGGTGATACCATCGAGTTTACAATTAAGGAGGTGCTATCGTGA
- a CDS encoding leucyl aminopeptidase gives MRIAHSLSALALGITLATQVNAAEFTFKQSIQATDNTLVLFLDTETQIAKFNHLASETQTHINKVIDFSDFEAKYGKTLEIIAPNGSQHQRILLVGLGEQAELDAAKMAKLGGNVHAQLHKAKQENVSLDFSTITDQETNAKYAAEFAHGANLRDHRFEVYKKEKDSHLVSYTVDVENIDQAVKNHTLLQHIEEGVFLARDLTSEVATEMTPADFAKAAKKLKKLGVKISILEPKQIKKLGMGALEAVGRGSEQGSRLVVAHYQGNKNTPIALVGKGITFDSGGYSLKTGASIARMKSDMAGAAAVLGTVKAMALAKADTNVVAVMGMAANMVSQFAVAPGDVVRTAEGLSVEIVNTDAEGRLVLSDAMWYARDKFKPSIMVDVATLTGSKIGAVGNDYAAIFSEDDQLVEQLTIAGKQVNENVWRLPLGYEDALKSDIADLKNIGSHGPGATTAASFLKNFAGETRWVHIDIAGNALNSKAKDELAEGGTGYGVRLLSNWLLNNQ, from the coding sequence ATGAGAATTGCACATAGCTTATCTGCTCTTGCATTGGGTATAACGCTTGCTACGCAAGTGAATGCAGCAGAGTTCACTTTTAAGCAATCTATTCAAGCAACAGATAACACTTTGGTATTGTTTTTAGACACTGAAACACAAATCGCCAAATTCAACCATTTAGCCTCAGAGACACAAACTCACATCAACAAAGTGATTGATTTTTCAGACTTTGAAGCTAAATATGGTAAAACATTAGAGATCATTGCTCCAAATGGTAGTCAGCATCAACGTATTCTTCTAGTTGGCTTAGGTGAACAAGCAGAGCTAGATGCAGCAAAAATGGCAAAGCTTGGTGGCAATGTTCATGCGCAGCTACATAAAGCAAAACAAGAAAACGTCAGCCTTGATTTCTCGACAATCACTGATCAAGAAACTAACGCTAAATATGCTGCAGAGTTTGCCCATGGCGCAAATCTACGTGACCACCGCTTTGAAGTTTACAAAAAAGAAAAAGATAGTCACTTAGTGAGCTATACAGTCGATGTAGAAAATATAGACCAAGCGGTCAAAAACCATACTTTACTACAACATATAGAAGAAGGTGTATTTTTAGCTCGCGACTTAACAAGTGAAGTTGCAACTGAAATGACGCCGGCTGATTTTGCAAAAGCTGCAAAAAAACTTAAAAAGTTAGGTGTCAAAATTTCTATTTTAGAGCCTAAGCAAATCAAAAAACTTGGTATGGGTGCACTAGAAGCAGTTGGTCGTGGGAGCGAACAAGGTTCACGTTTAGTTGTTGCGCATTATCAAGGTAACAAAAATACACCGATCGCTTTAGTGGGTAAAGGTATTACATTTGACTCTGGTGGTTATAGTCTAAAGACAGGTGCATCAATTGCCCGCATGAAATCAGATATGGCCGGTGCAGCAGCGGTACTTGGAACGGTTAAAGCAATGGCACTAGCAAAAGCTGATACTAATGTCGTTGCAGTAATGGGCATGGCAGCTAATATGGTGTCACAATTTGCCGTTGCACCTGGCGATGTAGTACGCACAGCCGAAGGTCTAAGCGTAGAAATTGTAAACACCGATGCTGAAGGTCGTTTAGTGCTTAGTGATGCAATGTGGTACGCCCGTGATAAATTTAAACCAAGTATTATGGTTGACGTTGCAACATTAACCGGCTCTAAAATTGGTGCTGTAGGTAATGACTATGCCGCCATTTTCTCTGAGGATGACCAACTAGTAGAACAACTAACGATCGCTGGTAAGCAAGTAAACGAAAATGTATGGCGTTTACCCCTTGGCTACGAAGATGCACTAAAGTCTGATATCGCAGACTTAAAAAATATTGGTTCACATGGTCCGGGTGCAACAACAGCAGCAAGCTTCCTGAAAAACTTTGCGGGTGAAACTCGCTGGGTTCACATTGATATTGCCGGAAATGCGCTTAACAGCAAAGCAAAAGATGAGCTTGCTGAAGGCGGCACTGGTTACGGTGTGCGTTTGTTATCTAACTGGCTTCTAAACAACCAGTAA
- the msrA gene encoding peptide-methionine (S)-S-oxide reductase MsrA produces the protein MTIKSLLVAWFTVSAVASISPVLAKEDLSNATKHIETIVLGSGCFWGAEKRYEALNGVLDAVSGYADGQGFKATYKNITRSSRRFDENNYAEVVKVTYNSNKLTTEDLLKHYFESHDPTQLNRQGNDIGTQYRSTILTSNSNQLVSANRLKEEYQKKLSSAGFGEIKTVIKPLDRFFKAEEYHQDYIKKNPNGYCPDHSTGVVFNPLEKPKIDNTALLANKHIVVIDAKGYCPYCEKFKKEVANAYKGTIPMTFRHADQLAGFVINTPTWATPTLLFIEDGKEVYGRQGYVNKEEFYKALGAFKLGDSEAFRVAFHSRTDSPFCKEYDIFKNTPDGIFIDKLSGAPLFDTRDRFNSGTGWLSFTHPVKNSVTMHEDNSYGMQRIELKSKSSGIHLGHLFPGEGPRGQDRYCINATVLEFVPRS, from the coding sequence ATGACAATTAAGTCTTTATTGGTGGCATGGTTCACCGTCAGTGCAGTTGCTAGTATCAGTCCCGTTTTGGCCAAAGAAGACCTGTCTAATGCAACTAAGCATATTGAAACTATAGTATTAGGTTCGGGTTGTTTTTGGGGAGCAGAAAAACGCTATGAAGCCCTCAACGGTGTGCTCGATGCGGTATCGGGTTATGCTGATGGCCAAGGCTTTAAGGCGACATATAAAAATATTACACGTAGCTCTCGTCGTTTTGATGAAAACAATTACGCTGAGGTAGTTAAAGTAACTTATAACAGCAACAAATTAACGACAGAAGATCTTTTAAAACATTACTTTGAGAGTCATGATCCCACACAGCTTAACCGGCAGGGCAATGATATTGGCACACAATATCGGTCGACTATTCTAACCAGCAACTCCAATCAGCTTGTTAGTGCAAATCGCCTTAAAGAAGAGTATCAAAAAAAATTATCATCTGCAGGCTTTGGTGAAATTAAAACGGTTATCAAACCGCTTGATAGGTTTTTTAAAGCAGAGGAATATCACCAAGACTATATAAAGAAAAATCCGAATGGCTACTGTCCTGATCATTCTACAGGGGTTGTATTTAACCCATTAGAAAAGCCTAAAATAGATAACACTGCTTTACTCGCTAACAAACATATTGTAGTAATAGATGCTAAAGGCTATTGCCCGTATTGCGAAAAATTTAAAAAAGAAGTTGCTAATGCTTACAAGGGCACAATCCCTATGACTTTTCGCCATGCTGATCAACTTGCTGGCTTTGTTATTAACACACCTACTTGGGCAACACCCACACTTTTATTTATCGAAGATGGTAAAGAAGTTTATGGGCGTCAAGGGTATGTAAATAAGGAGGAGTTTTACAAAGCATTGGGCGCATTTAAATTGGGGGACAGTGAGGCCTTTCGAGTGGCATTTCATTCCAGAACAGACAGCCCGTTTTGTAAGGAATATGACATTTTTAAAAATACCCCAGATGGCATTTTTATCGATAAATTAAGTGGTGCACCATTATTTGATACTCGAGATAGATTTAATTCAGGAACAGGCTGGTTGTCTTTTACTCACCCCGTTAAAAATAGTGTAACGATGCATGAAGATAATAGCTATGGTATGCAGCGCATAGAGCTAAAATCGAAAAGCTCAGGGATTCATTTAGGGCACTTATTTCCAGGGGAAGGTCCAAGAGGACAAGATAGATATTGCATCAATGCAACAGTACTTGAGTTTGTTCCGCGTAGTTAA
- a CDS encoding amino acid ABC transporter substrate-binding protein: protein MIGVENIEYLPYYDGSDSKKPNFTGFSEKLLKQFSREFGYSVKFYPAPLNRLYRDLVTENYIDFKYPDNPQWQKSFKDTFSKSNPIIYSESILDTVTGIASLQQSTRLSDCSRVGKVRGFTSQSYKSHFMKKQIDVVETADTSELISLLLLKRINCIYISKDVLNYKMREEFENRVPVYFHDKLAVDVQSFHLSTVKYPDVIEQFNLYLSTHSDQVRALKQQFDIGL, encoded by the coding sequence GTGATAGGTGTAGAGAATATAGAGTATCTACCTTATTACGATGGCAGTGACAGTAAAAAGCCTAACTTCACAGGATTTAGTGAAAAATTGCTTAAACAATTCAGCAGAGAATTTGGTTATAGCGTTAAGTTTTATCCCGCCCCTTTAAATCGTCTTTATAGGGATCTGGTTACTGAAAACTATATTGATTTTAAATACCCTGACAATCCGCAGTGGCAAAAATCGTTTAAAGATACATTTTCTAAATCTAACCCCATTATTTACTCAGAATCTATTTTGGATACAGTTACAGGCATTGCGAGTTTGCAACAAAGTACCAGGCTTTCGGACTGTAGTAGGGTAGGTAAAGTTCGAGGCTTTACATCACAAAGTTATAAATCACATTTTATGAAAAAGCAGATAGACGTTGTGGAGACGGCTGATACCAGTGAATTGATTTCTTTATTATTGTTAAAGCGAATAAATTGTATTTACATATCTAAAGATGTTTTGAACTATAAAATGCGAGAAGAGTTTGAAAACAGAGTGCCCGTGTACTTTCACGATAAACTTGCGGTAGATGTGCAAAGTTTCCATCTATCAACAGTTAAATATCCTGATGTTATTGAGCAATTTAATTTATATTTATCTACCCACAGTGACCAAGTTAGAGCTTTAAAGCAGCAGTTTGATATTGGCCTTTAA